Proteins found in one Paenibacillus dendritiformis genomic segment:
- the bioA gene encoding adenosylmethionine--8-amino-7-oxononanoate transaminase produces MEKNLKRELLDKDRAYVWHPFTQMKDYANRDHVLIEKAEGLFLYDADGRRYYDTVSSWWCNLHGHGHPRIKAAIRDQLDAFDHVMFSGLTHAPGIELAEQLVRLTPEGLTRVFYSDNGSTAVEVALKMSFQYWQHTGRTEKTTFAYLDGSYHGDTLGAVSVGGVDRYHALFRPLLFHGHRLPAPDLRQARTAGADGEREVAARALAAVRELFEQKGDTIAGLIVEPMLQGAGGMIMTPSAYLQGVRELCSRYGVHLIADEVATGFGRTGVMFACEHAGVSPDILCLSKGLTAGVMPLAATLCREELYAAFYDDDAAKTFFHGHSFTGNPVACAVALASLRLFEEERVLERAQATIAALADALRGLARLPHVAHVRQLGLVAAFDLYLDAERRQPFPPERRIGAAMYEAGFEEGLILRPLGDTLYYWLPLCAKPDDVRDIAARTERALRRVLS; encoded by the coding sequence ATGGAAAAGAATCTGAAGCGGGAATTGCTTGACAAGGATCGGGCGTATGTATGGCATCCGTTTACGCAAATGAAGGATTACGCCAATCGCGATCATGTGCTGATCGAAAAGGCCGAAGGCCTCTTCCTCTATGATGCGGACGGTCGGCGGTATTATGATACAGTATCCTCCTGGTGGTGCAATCTGCATGGGCACGGCCATCCGCGCATCAAGGCGGCGATTCGCGATCAGCTTGACGCGTTCGACCACGTCATGTTCAGCGGGCTGACGCATGCGCCGGGCATCGAGCTGGCCGAGCAGCTCGTGCGCCTGACGCCCGAAGGGCTGACGCGGGTGTTCTACTCCGACAACGGCTCGACGGCCGTCGAGGTGGCGCTCAAAATGTCGTTCCAATATTGGCAGCATACCGGGCGAACGGAGAAAACGACGTTCGCGTACCTGGACGGGAGCTATCATGGCGACACGTTGGGCGCGGTGAGCGTGGGCGGGGTCGATCGCTACCACGCGCTGTTCCGGCCGCTGCTGTTCCACGGCCACCGCCTGCCGGCGCCCGATCTGCGGCAGGCGCGCACCGCGGGAGCCGATGGCGAACGCGAGGTGGCGGCTCGGGCGCTCGCCGCGGTGCGCGAGCTGTTCGAGCAGAAGGGCGACACGATCGCAGGCTTGATCGTGGAGCCGATGCTGCAGGGAGCCGGCGGCATGATTATGACGCCGTCCGCCTATCTGCAGGGCGTGCGCGAGCTGTGCAGCCGCTACGGCGTCCACCTCATCGCCGACGAGGTGGCGACGGGCTTCGGGCGAACGGGCGTCATGTTCGCCTGTGAGCATGCCGGGGTCAGCCCCGATATCCTGTGTCTCAGCAAGGGGCTGACCGCCGGCGTCATGCCGCTCGCGGCGACGCTGTGCCGCGAGGAGCTGTACGCCGCGTTCTATGACGATGACGCGGCGAAGACCTTTTTCCACGGCCACAGCTTCACCGGCAATCCGGTGGCGTGCGCCGTGGCGTTGGCTTCGCTGCGCCTGTTCGAGGAGGAGCGCGTCCTCGAACGGGCGCAGGCTACCATTGCCGCGCTGGCGGACGCCCTGCGCGGCCTGGCCCGCCTGCCGCATGTCGCCCATGTGCGGCAGCTTGGGCTCGTGGCGGCGTTCGACCTGTACCTGGATGCCGAACGCCGCCAGCCCTTCCCGCCCGAGCGGCGCATCGGGGCGGCCATGTACGAGGCGGGCTTCGAGGAGGGACTGATTCTCCGCCCGCTCGGGGACACCCTCTACTATTGGCTTCCATTGTGCGCCAAGCCGGACGATGTCCGCGACATCGCTGCCCGCACCGAGCGGGCGCTCCGCCGCGTCCTCAGCTAA
- a CDS encoding ABC transporter ATP-binding protein has translation MNRVVYEVEQVNQLYKKGKVKANIDISLQVQEGEILGVLGPNGAGKSTLIKQMIGHLKPTSGSVRYEGIDVSQQSKRVAQQVAYYSQEPHVLSSLRAREALVFTGRLRGMAKAEAERQAEELLELMGLADKGGKLLRQLSGGQRRMVGIGTVMIGRLPVLILDEPTNELDPANRRLVWNLIKERNKQGATVILVTHNVLEAEQVVDRVAVINHGRLLANDTVAKLKQKVDQRLKFELTTEFGRREDTMRAMERWGKMHSNGENRLILLVNKEDATQVLDYIVHSPELPIEEYAVKPPSLEDVYFHIDQEVEKEVMGA, from the coding sequence GTGAATCGGGTAGTGTATGAGGTCGAACAAGTGAACCAGCTCTATAAAAAGGGAAAGGTCAAAGCGAATATCGACATTTCGCTCCAGGTGCAGGAGGGCGAGATTTTGGGTGTTCTCGGCCCGAACGGCGCAGGCAAATCGACCTTGATCAAGCAAATGATCGGACATTTGAAGCCGACGTCGGGCTCCGTGCGGTACGAAGGAATCGACGTCAGCCAGCAGTCGAAAAGGGTCGCGCAGCAGGTTGCCTATTATTCGCAGGAGCCGCATGTGCTGTCCTCGCTCCGGGCGCGCGAAGCGCTCGTATTCACCGGGCGGCTGCGGGGGATGGCCAAGGCGGAAGCCGAGCGGCAGGCCGAGGAGCTGCTGGAACTTATGGGGCTTGCCGATAAGGGAGGGAAGCTGCTGCGGCAGTTATCCGGCGGCCAGCGGCGGATGGTTGGCATCGGGACGGTCATGATCGGCCGGCTGCCAGTACTCATATTGGATGAGCCCACGAATGAGCTCGACCCGGCCAATCGGCGGCTGGTCTGGAATCTGATCAAGGAGCGCAATAAGCAGGGCGCTACCGTCATTCTCGTCACGCATAATGTGCTCGAGGCGGAGCAGGTCGTCGATCGGGTCGCGGTGATCAATCACGGCCGGCTGCTGGCGAACGATACGGTCGCGAAGCTGAAGCAGAAGGTCGATCAGCGCCTCAAGTTCGAGCTGACGACGGAATTCGGACGCCGCGAGGATACGATGCGGGCGATGGAGCGCTGGGGGAAGATGCACAGCAACGGAGAGAACCGGCTCATCCTGCTGGTGAACAAGGAGGACGCCACTCAAGTGCTCGATTATATCGTCCATTCTCCGGAATTGCCGATTGAGGAATATGCCGTGAAGCCGCCAAGCCTGGAGGATGTCTATTTTCATATTGACCAAGAGGTTGAAAAGGAGGTGATGGGAGCATGA
- a CDS encoding ABC transporter permease — translation MNPAITPHPNSEAASAPLQGPGRALTELSILFRIQFAIIRDSWAWVLLMATMFPLTTMMFMTFFTDNPSEEMITRIIAGNLIFGVIVMGMNSMGQEISWQKHQGHFTYYASLPISKMSFVIANLLRGLMSTLPSTVILAVIGSVGYGIAFQVSWGLPVVIILSLASVVGIGVCLGFWSPNHQLTNMICQVLMMFITFLSPVMMDIQQLPLPLQWVSYLFPTTYAADAMRTVLLIGWTDGVMWNCIVLLAYSIVTLFVINKLVKWRVSE, via the coding sequence ATGAATCCGGCGATTACTCCACATCCGAATTCGGAAGCGGCATCCGCTCCGCTGCAAGGTCCGGGCCGCGCGCTGACCGAGCTGTCCATCCTGTTCCGCATTCAATTCGCCATCATCCGGGACAGTTGGGCGTGGGTGCTGCTGATGGCGACGATGTTCCCATTGACGACGATGATGTTCATGACCTTTTTCACGGACAATCCGAGCGAAGAGATGATTACTCGGATCATTGCGGGCAACCTGATTTTCGGGGTCATCGTGATGGGGATGAACAGCATGGGCCAGGAGATTTCATGGCAAAAGCATCAAGGGCACTTTACGTACTACGCTTCGCTCCCGATCTCCAAAATGAGCTTCGTCATCGCCAATCTGCTGCGCGGCTTGATGAGCACGCTGCCGTCTACGGTCATTTTGGCCGTCATCGGAAGCGTTGGCTACGGCATCGCCTTCCAGGTATCTTGGGGACTGCCGGTCGTCATTATTTTGTCGCTGGCCAGCGTCGTCGGCATCGGGGTGTGCCTCGGCTTCTGGTCGCCGAATCACCAGCTGACGAACATGATCTGCCAGGTGCTCATGATGTTCATTACCTTCCTGTCCCCGGTCATGATGGATATTCAACAGCTTCCGCTGCCTCTGCAGTGGGTGTCGTATCTGTTCCCGACCACCTACGCGGCGGATGCGATGCGCACCGTCCTGCTGATTGGCTGGACCGACGGCGTCATGTGGAACTGTATTGTCCTGCTCGCCTACAGCATCGTCACCTTGTTCGTCATTAACAAGCTGGTAAAATGGCGGGTGAGCGAGTAG
- the acpS gene encoding holo-ACP synthase — translation MIYGIGHDILELKRVARLLNGSSGERFLQRILTEGEREALAQREARRAEWVAGRFAAKEAVVKAFGTGIGPMIGFLDIEVLSDALGKPHARLSEAAWSRLGLSGASCRIHVSISHQPSLASAQAIVEQLPEEGG, via the coding sequence GTGATCTACGGTATAGGGCATGACATATTGGAGCTGAAACGGGTTGCCCGCCTGTTGAATGGCTCAAGCGGAGAGCGCTTCCTGCAGCGGATCTTGACTGAAGGCGAGCGGGAGGCGCTCGCGCAGCGGGAAGCGCGACGTGCGGAGTGGGTCGCCGGACGGTTCGCGGCGAAGGAAGCCGTCGTGAAGGCGTTTGGCACCGGAATCGGGCCGATGATCGGCTTCCTGGATATCGAAGTATTGTCCGATGCGCTCGGCAAGCCGCATGCCCGTCTAAGCGAGGCAGCCTGGAGCCGGCTCGGCCTATCCGGCGCCTCCTGCCGCATTCACGTCAGCATCTCCCATCAGCCAAGCCTCGCCTCGGCGCAGGCGATCGTGGAGCAGCTGCCGGAAGAGGGCGGCTGA
- a CDS encoding sensor histidine kinase — MTKQKRTWSLAKKVYWTTAVGFFLFTALFMVLQLMFFEPYSLRVRANELEKEFRSMYEELGDDKVDAVWMKRIASFDMEHYSLTGVVVKDGRTVNVFLGSRPQAAVPIRVESDFHISLYPTLPGSEITLPAPARPSSFSGNALGVKVPDGKVPGAKMDGKEPHAGEGMIPGMPVQPTKWFGPETLRLKSVLQEKLKDMLRKPLREGIAVELYDRGMTGNQNERVWAAMAPMPDNGGKQQYMITVSTLQPVSDASSLLSGFYRYFFLAAIVLLLGFAFLFTRMISHPLVKLNEMAKRLARLDFSARTEMKQRKDEIGELATTFDYLATELNGMMGELQAANEQLQRDIEKEKQLELLRKRFVANVSHELKTPVSLIQGYAEALRDNVGQGAKRHKYASVIVNEAERMSRLVKDLLDLSQLESGHFDLWWSNVPLRSTLAYVLQLVEPFATGRVLRLDWLPEDEVMVRSDPQRLEQIVTNVLTNAIRHTPEGGRIDIRVQSGDEPGFVRIDVWNEGQPIAEEHLPHVWDAFYRADASSSRQGGGNGIGLSIVKHLLDRHQSRYSIANTDGGVMLTFTLPVAPTS, encoded by the coding sequence ATGACAAAACAAAAACGCACTTGGAGCCTCGCGAAAAAAGTGTATTGGACGACGGCAGTCGGTTTTTTCTTATTCACGGCATTGTTCATGGTGCTGCAATTGATGTTCTTCGAGCCGTATTCCCTGAGGGTACGGGCCAATGAACTGGAAAAGGAATTCCGCAGCATGTACGAGGAGCTGGGGGATGACAAGGTCGATGCCGTATGGATGAAACGCATCGCATCGTTCGACATGGAGCACTATTCCTTAACCGGGGTTGTCGTGAAGGATGGGCGAACGGTCAATGTTTTCCTGGGCAGCCGGCCGCAAGCTGCCGTTCCGATACGTGTCGAGAGCGACTTTCATATTTCGCTGTATCCGACCTTGCCCGGCTCCGAGATTACGCTTCCGGCGCCGGCAAGACCGTCCTCCTTTTCCGGCAATGCGCTGGGCGTGAAGGTGCCAGACGGGAAGGTTCCGGGCGCGAAGATGGACGGGAAGGAGCCGCATGCAGGAGAAGGCATGATTCCGGGTATGCCGGTCCAGCCTACAAAGTGGTTCGGTCCGGAGACGCTGCGTTTGAAATCGGTGCTGCAGGAGAAGCTGAAGGACATGCTGCGCAAGCCGCTGCGGGAAGGGATTGCCGTCGAGCTCTACGATCGGGGAATGACCGGGAATCAGAATGAACGGGTGTGGGCCGCGATGGCGCCCATGCCGGACAATGGAGGCAAGCAGCAATATATGATAACGGTATCCACGCTGCAGCCCGTCTCCGATGCGTCCTCGCTGCTTAGCGGGTTCTACCGCTACTTCTTCCTGGCGGCGATCGTGCTGCTGCTTGGCTTCGCTTTTCTGTTCACGCGCATGATCTCCCATCCGCTCGTCAAGCTGAACGAGATGGCGAAGCGGCTGGCCCGCCTTGATTTCTCCGCGCGTACGGAGATGAAGCAGCGCAAGGATGAGATTGGAGAATTGGCCACGACCTTCGACTATTTGGCTACCGAGCTGAACGGCATGATGGGGGAGCTGCAGGCGGCGAATGAGCAGCTGCAGCGGGATATCGAGAAGGAGAAGCAGCTGGAGCTGCTGCGCAAGCGGTTCGTCGCCAACGTATCTCACGAGCTGAAGACGCCGGTCAGTCTGATCCAAGGCTACGCGGAAGCGCTTCGCGACAATGTAGGCCAAGGGGCGAAGCGGCATAAGTACGCCTCGGTCATCGTGAACGAAGCGGAGCGGATGTCCCGCCTCGTGAAGGATCTGCTGGATCTGTCCCAACTGGAGAGCGGGCACTTCGATCTCTGGTGGAGCAATGTTCCGCTGCGCTCCACGCTTGCGTACGTGCTGCAATTGGTGGAACCGTTTGCAACGGGGCGGGTGCTCCGGTTGGACTGGCTGCCGGAGGATGAGGTTATGGTGCGCTCCGATCCTCAGCGGCTGGAGCAGATCGTGACGAATGTATTGACGAACGCGATTCGCCACACCCCGGAGGGAGGGCGGATCGACATCCGGGTGCAGAGCGGCGATGAGCCCGGCTTCGTCCGGATTGACGTCTGGAATGAAGGCCAACCGATTGCGGAAGAGCATCTTCCCCACGTGTGGGATGCATTCTATCGCGCGGATGCGTCAAGCAGCCGCCAGGGGGGCGGCAACGGCATCGGCCTGTCGATTGTCAAGCATCTGCTTGACCGGCATCAGAGCCGGTATTCCATTGCCAATACCGATGGCGGCGTTATGCTGACCTTTACGTTGCCGGTCGCGCCAACCTCGTGA
- a CDS encoding c-type cytochrome, protein MRTRKLSARAAACGALLLGISMLLAACGGSSSASTLEGPEEAVAVYKQRCMQCHGDSLQGLMGPESNLQKVGERLSKEDIVNTINNGGSRMPAQRNIDPDDIDKVAEWLAGKK, encoded by the coding sequence ATGCGCACACGCAAATTATCGGCGCGCGCCGCGGCATGCGGAGCGCTGCTGCTCGGAATCAGCATGCTGCTCGCCGCTTGCGGCGGATCGTCGTCCGCCTCTACGCTGGAAGGGCCGGAGGAAGCCGTCGCCGTCTACAAGCAGCGCTGCATGCAATGTCACGGCGATTCACTGCAAGGCTTGATGGGGCCGGAATCGAACCTGCAAAAGGTCGGGGAACGTCTGTCGAAGGAAGACATCGTGAATACGATCAATAACGGGGGCAGCCGCATGCCTGCGCAGCGCAATATCGATCCGGACGACATTGACAAGGTCGCCGAATGGCTGGCCGGCAAGAAGTAG
- a CDS encoding Lrp/AsnC family transcriptional regulator gives MFSFDDIPASSLDEIDKMILSALHSNSRISYTDLAKKVNLSRVAVQARVQAMMEDGLLEKFTIVINPEKLGIRVSAFFNVEVEPQYLMKVAEQLANEPCVTSLYHMTGPSKLHMHGLFASNREMEQFLQEKLYPLPGIMSVETQILIKRYKSRMGMKL, from the coding sequence ATGTTCTCCTTCGACGATATCCCCGCTTCATCGCTCGATGAGATTGATAAGATGATTTTATCGGCGCTGCACAGCAACAGCCGGATCTCGTATACCGATCTGGCCAAGAAGGTCAACCTGTCCCGCGTGGCCGTGCAGGCCCGGGTACAGGCGATGATGGAAGACGGGTTGCTGGAGAAGTTCACGATCGTCATCAATCCGGAAAAATTGGGCATCCGGGTGTCGGCTTTTTTCAATGTCGAGGTGGAGCCCCAATACTTGATGAAGGTCGCAGAGCAATTAGCGAATGAGCCCTGCGTGACGAGCCTGTATCATATGACGGGCCCGAGCAAGCTGCATATGCATGGACTGTTCGCTTCAAACCGGGAAATGGAGCAATTTCTGCAAGAGAAGCTGTACCCCCTTCCCGGTATTATGAGCGTGGAGACGCAAATTTTGATCAAGCGCTACAAGAGCCGGATGGGCATGAAGCTGTAG
- a CDS encoding DUF1634 domain-containing protein — MNEPKDKEKQMLDVEAAVSSFLRIGVLTSAAVIVTGLIMFLVTGVSGYPEGEYPTTVTAIIQGIAAGRAYAIMMGGLLLLIMTPVVRVFISIFVFAKEKDYMYVAITSLVFVILLISLALGRAG, encoded by the coding sequence ATGAACGAACCGAAGGATAAAGAGAAGCAAATGCTTGATGTCGAAGCCGCGGTCAGCTCGTTTTTGCGAATCGGCGTCCTGACGAGCGCAGCTGTCATTGTGACCGGACTCATCATGTTCCTTGTTACGGGTGTGAGCGGCTATCCGGAGGGCGAATATCCGACCACCGTCACGGCGATTATACAAGGCATCGCCGCCGGCAGAGCCTATGCGATTATGATGGGCGGCTTGCTGCTTCTCATCATGACCCCGGTCGTGCGGGTTTTTATTTCGATTTTTGTCTTTGCCAAAGAGAAAGACTATATGTATGTCGCTATCACATCGCTCGTCTTCGTCATACTGCTGATAAGTCTGGCGTTGGGCAGAGCAGGTTAA
- a CDS encoding sulfite exporter TauE/SafE family protein, giving the protein MLLISVFAGIVGSVLGLGGGIIVTPALTLLFGVDINHAIGASIISVIATSSGSAIAYIKDRITNLRVGMFLEIATTVGAITGAFLGAIIAPDWLYVIFGLLLLYSALAMLKKAKSDLPTEVEPHPLATKLNLHSHYYDKAIQQKVHYTVANPYGGFGVMYGAGVISGLLGIGSGSFKVMAMDLFMKLPLKVSSATSNLMMGVTAAASAGVYLFRGDIDPVISAPVALGVLIGATLGTRIMQRLKNKTIRKLFVPILAYVAIQMIIQGIGGQG; this is encoded by the coding sequence ATGCTGCTGATTTCCGTCTTCGCCGGAATCGTCGGATCCGTGCTTGGGCTTGGCGGCGGCATTATCGTCACTCCCGCATTGACGCTGCTGTTCGGCGTCGACATCAATCATGCCATCGGAGCCAGCATTATCTCCGTCATCGCGACGTCCAGCGGCTCTGCCATCGCTTATATCAAGGACCGGATTACGAACCTCCGCGTCGGCATGTTTCTTGAAATCGCGACGACGGTGGGCGCGATTACCGGTGCTTTTTTGGGGGCGATTATCGCGCCTGACTGGCTCTATGTCATTTTCGGCTTGCTGCTGCTGTACTCTGCCTTGGCCATGCTGAAGAAGGCCAAGTCCGATCTGCCGACCGAAGTCGAACCCCATCCATTGGCGACAAAGCTGAATCTGCACAGCCATTATTATGACAAAGCGATTCAGCAGAAAGTGCACTATACCGTGGCCAACCCATACGGCGGCTTCGGCGTCATGTATGGCGCAGGCGTCATCTCGGGCCTGCTCGGCATCGGCAGCGGCAGCTTCAAGGTGATGGCTATGGATCTGTTCATGAAGCTGCCGCTCAAAGTATCCAGCGCAACCAGCAATCTGATGATGGGGGTAACGGCAGCGGCCAGCGCCGGCGTCTACCTGTTCCGCGGCGACATCGATCCCGTCATCTCCGCTCCAGTCGCACTCGGCGTCTTGATTGGAGCCACCCTGGGCACGCGCATTATGCAGCGCTTGAAAAACAAAACGATTCGCAAGCTGTTCGTGCCGATACTGGCCTATGTCGCCATCCAAATGATTATACAAGGGATAGGTGGTCAAGGATGA
- the mutY gene encoding A/G-specific adenine glycosylase has product MNEQKRYFSRELLSWYRANRRDLPWRRHSNPYYTWVSEIMLQQTRVETVKPYFERFIALFPTVEALAEAPEEEVLKAWEGLGYYSRARNLQAAAREVKAQYGGSIPDDKAKVSALKGIGPYTAGAIMSIAFNRPEPAVDGNVMRVLSRYFRLHDDIAKAGTRAHMEHLAQELIPEGCASEFNQALMELGALVCMPKSPACLPCPVMEHCAGRIAGEELMLPVKTKAKPPKPELRYAAIVEGAGEHAGKVLVRQRPDTGLLARMWELPHLLAPKTGGLLDLREEEAMEALRHGMQSEGVRLKPIGHWTDAEHTFSHIHWQMRVYRCVIEDTSSGIAGGKYAWIGPEEMERLAFPNLFLRLLHAYFAERRQNG; this is encoded by the coding sequence ATGAACGAACAAAAGCGTTATTTCAGCCGGGAGCTGCTGAGTTGGTACCGTGCGAACCGGCGGGATCTGCCTTGGCGGCGCCATTCGAATCCGTATTATACATGGGTATCGGAAATTATGCTCCAGCAGACTCGCGTCGAGACCGTCAAGCCTTACTTCGAGCGATTCATCGCTCTTTTCCCGACGGTCGAGGCGCTGGCCGAAGCACCGGAAGAAGAGGTGCTGAAGGCATGGGAAGGACTCGGCTACTATTCGCGAGCCCGCAATCTTCAAGCTGCCGCGCGCGAAGTGAAGGCGCAATACGGCGGCAGCATCCCGGACGACAAGGCCAAGGTCTCGGCCTTGAAGGGTATCGGGCCGTATACCGCGGGTGCGATTATGAGCATCGCGTTCAACCGGCCCGAGCCGGCCGTCGATGGCAATGTCATGCGGGTGCTATCGCGCTACTTCCGCCTGCATGACGACATCGCCAAGGCCGGCACCCGCGCGCATATGGAGCATCTGGCGCAGGAATTGATTCCCGAGGGGTGTGCCTCGGAATTCAACCAGGCGCTGATGGAGCTGGGCGCGCTCGTCTGCATGCCCAAATCCCCGGCGTGCCTGCCATGCCCGGTCATGGAGCATTGTGCCGGACGGATTGCCGGCGAGGAGCTGATGCTGCCGGTGAAGACCAAGGCGAAGCCGCCGAAGCCGGAGCTTCGCTATGCAGCTATCGTGGAAGGCGCAGGGGAGCATGCGGGCAAGGTGCTGGTGCGCCAGCGCCCGGACACCGGACTGTTGGCGCGTATGTGGGAACTGCCCCATTTGCTGGCGCCGAAGACGGGAGGGCTGCTCGACTTGCGCGAGGAAGAAGCGATGGAGGCGTTGCGGCATGGGATGCAGTCGGAGGGCGTGCGGCTGAAGCCGATCGGGCATTGGACCGATGCAGAGCATACGTTCAGCCATATCCACTGGCAGATGCGCGTGTACCGTTGCGTAATAGAGGATACATCAAGCGGAATTGCTGGCGGCAAATATGCCTGGATCGGACCGGAAGAGATGGAGCGATTGGCGTTCCCGAACTTATTTTTACGACTATTGCATGCTTATTTCGCCGAGCGAAGACAGAACGGATAG
- the def gene encoding peptide deformylase: MAQREILPFGDPILRKICRPVTEVNRRILALLDDLKDTLYARPGRAGLAAPQIGVLRRVLVMDCGDGLIELINPQLLKAEGEEDGMEGCLSYPGYYGRVKRYQYVKISSMDRNGETFTLEGENLLARCIQHEMDHLDGKLFIDHVTDSHLVHEATHQYVPLLDVIRLSNG; this comes from the coding sequence ATGGCTCAACGAGAAATCCTTCCTTTTGGAGATCCGATACTACGCAAAATATGCCGTCCAGTTACCGAGGTGAACCGCCGGATTTTGGCGCTGCTGGATGATTTGAAAGATACCCTCTATGCCCGCCCCGGCCGGGCAGGCCTGGCCGCGCCGCAAATCGGCGTGCTGCGGCGCGTGCTCGTCATGGACTGCGGCGACGGCCTGATTGAATTGATTAACCCGCAGCTCCTGAAGGCCGAGGGGGAAGAAGACGGGATGGAAGGGTGCCTGTCCTATCCGGGGTATTACGGCCGCGTAAAGCGATATCAGTACGTCAAAATCAGCAGCATGGATCGCAACGGGGAGACATTCACGCTGGAGGGAGAAAACCTCCTGGCCCGCTGCATCCAGCATGAGATGGACCATCTGGACGGGAAACTGTTCATTGACCATGTGACCGACAGCCATCTCGTCCACGAAGCCACCCATCAATATGTCCCGCTGCTCGACGTAATTCGTCTCTCGAACGGTTAA
- a CDS encoding transposase, whose product MGVWESINSVEELLQLLHNEAEINSFLFRMKWPSGFVCPRCHHGEAYVIKTRRLPLYDCRACRHQTSLTAGTIMEGSRTALWKWLTAIWIVSRTDITINAVELRSLIEVTYKTAWSMLHKIRTAINRADAAQPLKGEVHGIVAFYGRPFYSPILLHERECPIIVAESGSVESVNSDAGNPAPDIEMDDQGAHSRRIKMKIVDRVHCSGKSLLRTGSDEFAKLHAHSDSTVSIIRYNFHVKRNSFLYQTFKRAWQWMNNTFHGIGSTYLQLYLDEFCFRYNAAARGLSSWGYLLRSCLSFREASVSNTSYVFSAA is encoded by the coding sequence ATGGGCGTCTGGGAGTCGATTAATAGCGTGGAAGAACTGCTGCAGCTGTTACATAATGAAGCCGAGATCAACTCTTTCTTGTTTCGTATGAAATGGCCCTCTGGCTTTGTATGCCCGCGTTGCCATCATGGCGAGGCTTATGTCATCAAGACTCGTCGGCTGCCGCTCTATGATTGCCGCGCTTGCCGTCATCAAACCTCGCTTACAGCAGGAACGATAATGGAGGGAAGCCGTACGGCGCTGTGGAAGTGGCTTACGGCGATCTGGATCGTCTCCCGTACCGATATAACAATCAATGCAGTTGAACTTCGCTCCCTCATTGAAGTGACTTACAAGACGGCTTGGTCAATGCTCCATAAGATACGAACGGCCATTAACCGTGCCGACGCTGCTCAGCCGTTGAAGGGGGAGGTCCATGGCATCGTAGCTTTCTATGGCCGGCCCTTTTATTCCCCTATCCTTCTCCATGAGCGGGAGTGCCCGATTATTGTTGCTGAGTCCGGCAGTGTGGAATCCGTCAATTCAGATGCCGGCAATCCAGCTCCTGATATCGAAATGGATGATCAGGGAGCCCATTCCCGGAGGATCAAGATGAAGATAGTTGACCGTGTGCATTGCTCGGGCAAATCGCTCTTGCGCACAGGCAGTGATGAATTCGCCAAGCTTCATGCTCATAGCGATTCTACCGTCTCCATTATTCGCTATAACTTCCATGTCAAGCGCAACAGCTTCCTGTACCAAACATTCAAACGTGCCTGGCAGTGGATGAATAATACGTTTCACGGCATCGGATCTACATACCTCCAGTTATACTTGGATGAGTTCTGTTTCCGCTATAATGCCGCAGCCCGTGGATTATCATCGTGGGGCTATTTATTGCGTTCATGCTTATCGTTCCGTGAAGCGAGTGTTTCGAACACCTCTTATGTATTTTCCGCTGCATAG
- a CDS encoding IS3 family transposase, whose amino-acid sequence MKRRPYDNAITETTFKVMKTEFIHQTNFQSLQHLALELYDYVN is encoded by the coding sequence ATGAAAAGGCGTCCTTATGATAACGCCATTACTGAAACTACATTTAAGGTAATGAAGACCGAATTCATTCATCAGACGAACTTCCAGAGCCTTCAGCATCTTGCGTTGGAGCTGTACGACTACGTAAATTGA
- a CDS encoding helix-turn-helix transcriptional regulator, with protein MISMNIRVLRKKHKMSQEQLAEKVNVSRQTVAKWENGDALPDIFKCKILADIFQVTLDQLSRNMSEEEANQIGPKGKQFFGVVKVGDRGQIVIPKQAREMYQIQAGDKLIVLGEDATKGIALLKSENFMEFVEMIQKAEREVDESE; from the coding sequence ATGATTAGTATGAATATTCGTGTTTTGCGTAAAAAGCATAAAATGAGTCAGGAACAATTAGCTGAGAAGGTAAACGTGTCACGACAGACCGTAGCAAAGTGGGAAAACGGGGATGCCTTGCCCGATATTTTTAAATGCAAGATACTCGCTGATATTTTTCAAGTAACCTTGGATCAATTATCCCGGAATATGAGTGAAGAAGAGGCGAATCAGATCGGTCCCAAGGGGAAGCAGTTCTTTGGTGTTGTGAAGGTAGGGGATCGGGGACAGATTGTGATTCCCAAACAGGCACGCGAAATGTATCAGATTCAAGCTGGTGATAAGCTGATTGTCTTGGGAGAAGATGCGACAAAAGGAATTGCTCTCTTAAAAAGTGAGAATTTCATGGAATTTGTAGAGATGATCCAAAAAGCTGAGCGGGAGGTAGATGAATCAGAATGA